From the Acidaminococcales bacterium genome, one window contains:
- a CDS encoding flagellin, whose amino-acid sequence QVTFASISDMRARALGLQYTSVSSNEKAQAAITEVDNATTRVSSQRSLLGAIQNRMEYAINALETTSENVTSAESRIRDTDMAAEMSRFSKENIKSQAAQTMVAQANARAQQVLTLLQ is encoded by the coding sequence CAGGTAACCTTCGCGTCGATAAGCGACATGCGGGCGCGGGCGCTGGGGCTCCAATACACCAGCGTGTCGAGCAACGAGAAGGCGCAGGCGGCGATCACGGAAGTGGACAACGCCACCACGCGGGTGTCCTCGCAGAGAAGCCTTTTGGGGGCGATCCAGAACCGGATGGAATACGCGATCAACGCGCTGGAGACGACGTCGGAGAACGTGACGTCGGCGGAGTCGCGCATCCGCGACACCGACATGGCGGCGGAGATGTCGAGGTTCTCGAAGGAGAACATCAAGTCGCAGGCGGCGCAGACGATGGTGGCACAGGCAAACGCCCGTGCGCAGCAAGTGTTGACCCTCCTGCAGTAG
- a CDS encoding DUF115 domain-containing protein: MKNFLEENLNFLKNNAPALHAQLINGEDDTGAEAFWDGRRRLLKVKKGAAEVTLGSAVNPKREAERLFAASDENAGLVILLGVGGLGLLGAIKERFRRLRRLVIIEPSRNIFRALLEEMPLKKIFAAFPKTDISIILGDDFAQINNWYKTFVFNYALESAAVLLPVGYASLFPLHRGKLAEFDRDARLQLSGTLVTHQAFRYMWHANQWRNLKLRSAHFSALGEIIRNMPVIIVSSGPSLNENISILREVGDRAFVIACGTAIRILHSRGIVPHLRLSIEGNSLQERLFDGIDPDECPLGYTDFIKSSIARAYDGNCLEIFAAHNYPVKSLLLRSRGIVVPETGSGASVSNLGLFLADTLGAPKIILIGQDLCWRQDKNYADGSWASDKENRWLATYTNRFPLKNMYGEIVYTDSSFVNIKITLEHVALMSRNRHFINATEGGLNIIGFENKRLIDVLAQDLPPAPPVADLRRAVKDAIEGQLLNKLWTEDYALNLYRRCRQEIKSLREEFGVLEEALEKAKGSGKNASVRNRYEKLLRAPLFGALFGNGLSREAKEVREALAGRDAKRQEEAFLAFVAAGKDFTDFSLELAEEFLAGRGDELDIIFQT, translated from the coding sequence ATGAAGAATTTTCTGGAGGAAAATTTAAATTTCTTAAAAAACAACGCGCCCGCTTTGCACGCGCAACTAATCAACGGCGAGGACGATACGGGGGCGGAAGCTTTTTGGGACGGCCGGCGCCGTTTGCTCAAGGTGAAAAAAGGCGCCGCCGAGGTTACGCTGGGCAGCGCGGTCAACCCCAAGCGGGAGGCGGAGCGGCTGTTTGCCGCAAGCGACGAAAACGCCGGGCTGGTGATCCTTCTGGGCGTGGGCGGGCTTGGGTTGCTGGGCGCGATAAAAGAACGCTTTCGCCGCCTGCGGCGGCTGGTCATCATTGAGCCCAGCCGGAACATCTTTCGCGCCCTGCTTGAGGAAATGCCGCTGAAGAAGATTTTCGCCGCTTTTCCCAAAACCGACATCAGCATCATACTCGGCGATGATTTCGCGCAAATAAACAATTGGTATAAAACATTTGTTTTTAATTATGCTTTGGAAAGCGCGGCCGTGCTCCTGCCGGTGGGATACGCTTCGCTTTTTCCCCTGCACCGGGGAAAGCTGGCGGAATTTGACCGGGACGCGCGGCTGCAGCTGAGTGGGACTTTAGTTACCCACCAGGCTTTTCGGTACATGTGGCACGCCAACCAGTGGCGCAACCTGAAGCTGCGTTCCGCCCATTTTTCCGCTTTGGGCGAAATCATCCGGAACATGCCGGTGATTATTGTTTCTTCCGGTCCTTCGCTCAACGAAAATATAAGCATTTTGCGCGAGGTAGGCGACCGGGCTTTTGTTATCGCCTGCGGCACGGCCATCCGCATACTGCACAGCCGGGGCATAGTGCCGCATCTGCGCCTTTCCATCGAGGGCAACAGCCTGCAGGAGCGCTTGTTTGACGGCATAGACCCGGACGAGTGCCCGCTCGGCTATACTGATTTTATAAAAAGCAGCATAGCGCGGGCTTACGACGGCAACTGCCTGGAAATATTCGCGGCGCATAATTATCCGGTGAAATCGTTGCTTTTGCGCAGCCGGGGGATTGTTGTGCCGGAAACCGGCAGCGGCGCTTCGGTTTCCAATCTGGGCCTGTTTTTGGCGGACACGCTCGGCGCGCCCAAGATCATCCTCATTGGCCAGGATCTGTGCTGGCGGCAGGACAAAAATTACGCCGACGGCAGTTGGGCGTCCGATAAAGAAAATCGGTGGCTGGCAACTTACACCAACCGTTTCCCGCTTAAAAACATGTACGGCGAGATAGTGTATACGGACAGCAGTTTTGTCAATATAAAGATTACGCTTGAGCATGTCGCGCTTATGAGCAGGAACAGGCATTTTATCAACGCCACCGAAGGGGGGCTTAACATCATCGGCTTTGAAAACAAACGGTTGATAGACGTCCTGGCGCAGGACCTGCCGCCCGCGCCGCCGGTCGCCGATTTGCGGCGCGCCGTGAAAGACGCCATAGAAGGGCAGCTGCTCAACAAACTGTGGACGGAGGATTACGCGCTGAACCTTTACCGCCGGTGCCGGCAGGAAATAAAAAGTCTGCGGGAAGAATTCGGCGTTCTGGAAGAGGCCCTCGAAAAGGCAAAGGGCAGCGGCAAGAACGCTTCCGTCCGCAACCGTTATGAAAAACTGCTGAGAGCCCCGCTGTTTGGAGCGTTGTTCGGCAACGGGCTGAGCAGGGAGGCCAAGGAAGTGCGGGAGGCACTAGCCGGGCGCGACGCAAAAAGGCAGGAAGAGGCGTTTTTGGCTTTTGTCGCGGCCGGCAAGGATTTTACCGATTTTTCGCTGGAGCTGGCCGAAGAATTTCTGGCGGGCAGGGGAGACGAGCTTGATATAATTTTTCAGACGTGA